A part of Entelurus aequoreus isolate RoL-2023_Sb linkage group LG03, RoL_Eaeq_v1.1, whole genome shotgun sequence genomic DNA contains:
- the kcnf1b gene encoding potassium voltage-gated channel subfamily F member 1, with protein MWTIPKPKYRRCEDEPEITVNIGGVRVVLFGDVLNRYPESRLAELVNCSSAHNDELISSLCDDFDPSRKEFYFDRDPDAFKCIMDVYYLDEIHIKRGICPICFIKEMEFWKIDQSVLDDCCKSYLSEKEGELKDIAGKVKVILEDLEEDQNASGTQQCQRVLWRLMEKPGSSFPARVIAIASFLSVLVSAVVMCVGTIPELQVSDAEGKLVEHPTLEAIETACMMWFTAEYLLRLASSPNKLHFALSFMNIVDFMAIMPFYVVLSLTYLGTFSMMELANVQQAVQALRIMRIARIFKLARHSSGLQTLTYALKRSLKELGLLLMYMGVGIFVFAALGYTMEQSHPKTLFRSIPQSFWWAIITMTTVGYGDIYPKTTLGKCNAALSFLCGVIAIALPIHPIINNFVVFYNKQKVLETAAKHEVELMELKSGGDIQRRKDSDNDDT; from the coding sequence atgtggaCGATCCCGAAGCCCAAATACAGGAGGTGCGAGGATGAGCCTGAGATCACTGTGAACATCGGCGGGGTCCGAGTGGTGCTTTTTGGGGATGTTCTCAATCGTTACCCGGAGAGCAGACTGGCCGAGTTGGTGAACTGCTCCTCGGCGCACAACGACGAACTTATTTCCTCTCTTTGTGACGACTTTGACCCCAGCAGGAAGGAGTTTTACTTCGACCGAGATCCAGATGCCTTCAAGTGCATCATGGATGTTTACTACCTGGATGAAATCCACATCAAACGCGGCATTTGCCCCATTTGTTTCATCAAGGagatggaattctggaaaatcgacCAGAGTGTTTTGGACGACTGCTGTAAAAGTTACCTGAGCGAGAAGGAGGGCGAGCTGAAGGACATCGCCGGCAAGGTGAAGGTGATTTTGGAGGATCTGGAGGAGGACCAGAACGCTTCTGGCACCCAGCAGTGTCAGAGGGTCCTCTGGAGGCTCATGGAGAAGCCTGGTTCCTCCTTCCCGGCGCGCGTAATTGCTATCGCGTCCTTCCTCTCCGTCCTGGTGTCGGCGGTGGTGATGTGCGTGGGAACCATCCCGGAGTTGCAGGTGTCGGACGCCGAGGGGAAGCTGGTGGAACACCCGACTTTGGAGGCGATAGAGACCGCCTGCATGATGTGGTTCACGGCAGAGTACCTGCTGCGCCTCGCCTCCTCACCCAATAAGTTGCACTTTGCGCTCTCTTTCATGAACATCGTCGACTTCATGGCCATCATGCCTTTCTACGTGGTGCTCAGTCTGACGTACCTCGGCACCTTCTCCATGATGGAGCTGGCCAACGTTCAGCAGGCGGTGCAGGCGCTGCGCATCATGCGCATAGCGCGCATCTTCAAGTTGGCGCGCCACTCGTCAGGACTCCAGACACTCACCTACGCCCTCAAGAGGAGCCTCAAGGAGCTGGGGCTGCTCCTCATGTACATGGGCGTGGGGATTTTTGTCTTCGCCGCTCTGGGCTACACTATGGAGCAAAGTCACCCCAAGACTCTCTTCAGGAGCATTCCACAATCCTTCTGGTGGGCCATCATCACCATGACCACGGTGGGATACGGAGACATCTACCCCAAAACCACTCTGGGCAAGTGTAACGCAGCCCTGAGTTTCCTGTGTGGAGTCATAGCCATCGCCTTACCTATACACCCCATCATTAACAACTTTGTGGTGTTTTACAACAAGCAGAAGGTGCTGGAGACTGCAGCAAAGCATGAAGTGGAGCTGATGGAGCTTAAGTCTGGTGGGGACATCCAGCGCAGAAAAGACAGCGATAACGACGATACATAG